Proteins found in one Tsukamurella paurometabola DSM 20162 genomic segment:
- a CDS encoding DoxX family membrane protein translates to MDVVFLIGRILFAALFLLSAVGHFTAAEGMAQYALAKKVPAAKAAVVGSGVIALLGGLSLVLGVWIDLGALLLILFLLPVTVMMHDFWKAVDPQIKQTEMISFNKNMALIGGALILFYFVNVTQSVPLGLTGPLFPAW, encoded by the coding sequence GTGGACGTCGTATTCCTGATCGGCCGCATCCTGTTCGCAGCCCTGTTCCTGCTCTCGGCGGTGGGCCATTTCACCGCAGCCGAGGGGATGGCGCAGTACGCCCTCGCCAAGAAGGTGCCCGCGGCGAAGGCCGCCGTCGTCGGCAGTGGCGTGATCGCCCTGCTGGGCGGTCTCTCCCTGGTGCTGGGTGTGTGGATCGACCTCGGCGCGCTGCTGCTGATCCTGTTCCTGCTGCCCGTCACCGTGATGATGCACGACTTCTGGAAGGCCGTGGATCCGCAGATCAAGCAGACCGAGATGATCTCGTTCAACAAGAACATGGCGCTGATCGGCGGCGCGCTGATCCTGTTCTACTTCGTCAACGTCACCCAGTCGGTGCCGCTCGGCCTCACCGGCCCGCTGTTCCCCGCCTGGTGA
- a CDS encoding bacterial proteasome activator family protein has protein sequence MSERNEVEIIPAENTTPAGAGTEAAGDAHDELSNMVEQPAKVMRIGTMIKQLLEEVRAAPLDDASRARLKEIHRTSIKELEDGLSDDLQAELERLALPFTDDSTPSDAELRIAQAQLVGWLEGLFHGIQTALFAQQMAARQQLEQMRQGALPPGMTPGPESQTGHGQYL, from the coding sequence ATGAGCGAGCGCAACGAAGTGGAGATCATCCCCGCCGAGAACACCACGCCGGCAGGCGCCGGCACCGAGGCCGCCGGCGACGCCCACGACGAGTTGTCGAACATGGTCGAGCAGCCCGCCAAGGTGATGCGGATCGGCACTATGATCAAGCAGCTCCTCGAGGAAGTGCGAGCCGCTCCCCTCGACGACGCGAGCCGGGCCCGCCTGAAGGAGATCCACCGCACGTCGATCAAGGAGCTCGAGGACGGGTTGTCCGACGATCTGCAGGCCGAGCTGGAGCGGCTCGCACTGCCCTTCACCGACGATTCGACTCCGTCGGACGCCGAGCTGCGGATCGCACAGGCCCAGCTCGTCGGCTGGCTCGAGGGCCTCTTCCACGGCATCCAGACGGCGCTGTTCGCGCAGCAGATGGCGGCGCGCCAGCAGTTGGAGCAGATGCGCCAGGGAGCGCTGCCGCCGGGGATGACGCCCGGTCCCGAGTCGCAGACGGGCCACGGCCAGTACCTGTGA
- a CDS encoding GtrA family protein yields MTTSDAADRAQLDLKTQLIRFVLTGAFSAVVDFGITLILTMGFGASDFTAKTIGFICGTTTAYLLNRRWTFKAEPSTKRLAAVWALYVTMYGVQTGLYLGILALFPPSDDGGAGSYAIRALAFVIAQGTATVVNFIVQRTVIFRLM; encoded by the coding sequence GTGACCACCTCTGACGCGGCTGATCGGGCGCAGCTCGACCTGAAGACGCAGCTCATCCGATTCGTGCTCACGGGCGCGTTCTCGGCGGTCGTGGACTTCGGCATCACCCTGATCCTGACCATGGGCTTCGGTGCGAGCGACTTCACCGCGAAGACCATCGGCTTCATCTGTGGCACGACCACCGCGTACCTGCTGAATCGTCGCTGGACCTTCAAGGCCGAACCCAGCACCAAGCGCTTGGCGGCGGTGTGGGCGCTCTATGTGACGATGTACGGCGTCCAGACCGGGCTCTACCTGGGAATCCTCGCGCTGTTCCCGCCGTCGGACGATGGCGGCGCGGGCAGCTACGCGATTCGCGCCCTCGCGTTCGTGATCGCTCAGGGCACCGCGACCGTGGTCAACTTCATCGTCCAGCGCACGGTGATCTTCCGGTTGATGTGA
- a CDS encoding ABC transporter permease, whose product MPVDSPAEPQPAPLVSDSRTFKRAIRDLVDGATVHRELWLELGWQDIKQRYRRSVIGPFWITIATGVTAGALALLWSALLAADVKTLLPQLTVGFVIWAFIQTSIIDGSEVFIANEGLIKQLPAPLSVHVYRLVWRNVLFLAHNMIIVVIVLAIFPPKQWSWTQLSVIPGLAMLALTGVWVSMFFGILATRFRDISPLLTALTQLLFYVTPVVWTLETVPGGNSERAQLVKLNPLYHYLEMVRGPLTGKPFDPQHWYVVIGCTIVGLGLTLVLMKQFRSRVAYWV is encoded by the coding sequence GTGCCAGTCGATAGTCCCGCCGAGCCGCAGCCGGCGCCCCTCGTCTCGGATTCGCGCACCTTCAAGCGCGCGATCCGCGACCTGGTCGACGGCGCCACCGTCCACCGCGAGTTGTGGCTGGAGCTGGGTTGGCAGGACATCAAACAGCGCTACCGCCGCTCGGTGATCGGCCCGTTCTGGATCACCATCGCCACCGGCGTCACCGCGGGCGCCCTGGCGCTGCTGTGGTCCGCCCTGCTCGCCGCCGATGTCAAGACGCTGCTGCCGCAGCTCACCGTCGGCTTCGTGATCTGGGCGTTCATCCAGACCTCGATCATCGACGGCTCCGAGGTGTTCATCGCCAACGAGGGGCTGATCAAACAGCTACCGGCACCGCTGTCGGTACACGTCTACCGGCTGGTCTGGCGGAACGTGCTGTTCCTCGCACACAACATGATCATCGTGGTGATCGTGCTGGCGATCTTCCCGCCGAAGCAGTGGTCGTGGACGCAACTCAGTGTGATCCCCGGTTTGGCCATGCTGGCACTGACCGGGGTGTGGGTGTCGATGTTCTTCGGCATCCTGGCCACCCGGTTCCGCGATATCTCGCCGCTGCTCACCGCGCTCACCCAGCTGCTGTTCTACGTGACCCCGGTGGTGTGGACGCTGGAGACGGTGCCGGGCGGCAACAGCGAGCGCGCACAGCTGGTGAAGCTGAACCCGCTGTATCACTACCTGGAGATGGTGCGCGGGCCGCTCACCGGCAAGCCCTTCGATCCCCAGCACTGGTACGTGGTGATCGGCTGCACGATCGTCGGCCTGGGGCTGACCCTGGTGCTGATGAAGCAGTTCCGTTCCCGAGTCGCGTATTGGGTGTGA
- a CDS encoding helix-turn-helix transcriptional regulator, whose amino-acid sequence MEDENPVRTRRRARRVTQAELAATIGVSRQTVVAVEKGDYAPSVYLALRIARALEATVEELFPLEKETSHAE is encoded by the coding sequence GTGGAAGACGAGAACCCGGTCCGGACCCGGCGGCGCGCCAGGCGCGTCACCCAGGCCGAGCTGGCCGCCACCATCGGCGTGAGCCGGCAGACCGTGGTGGCCGTGGAGAAGGGGGACTACGCGCCCAGCGTGTACCTCGCCCTGCGGATCGCGCGTGCCCTCGAGGCCACTGTTGAAGAGTTGTTCCCGCTCGAGAAGGAGACGAGTCATGCCGAATGA
- a CDS encoding ABC transporter ATP-binding protein — protein MSVSIRTQDACVDFPVFDAKSRSLKRAVMGSAGGKVMADDNVVVVEALRNITMNLDEGDRVGLVGHNGAGKSTLLRLLAGIYEPTRGSAVVKGRVAPVFDLGVGMDPEISGMENIIIRGLFLGQTRKSMLRKADEIAEFTELGDYLSMPLRTYSTGMRVRIALGVVTSIDPEILLLDEGIGAVDAEFMRKARKRLAALVERSGILVFASHSNEFLAQLCDRAMWIDHGQVRQEGGIEEVVTAYEGADAGAQVRKVLDMLEAEDD, from the coding sequence ATGAGCGTTTCCATTCGGACGCAGGACGCCTGTGTCGACTTCCCCGTGTTCGACGCCAAATCGCGCTCGCTCAAGCGCGCGGTCATGGGATCGGCGGGCGGCAAGGTGATGGCCGACGACAACGTGGTCGTGGTCGAGGCGCTGCGCAACATCACCATGAACCTCGACGAGGGCGATCGCGTGGGCCTGGTGGGCCACAACGGCGCCGGCAAGTCGACGCTGCTGCGCCTGCTGGCCGGGATCTACGAGCCGACCCGCGGATCGGCCGTGGTGAAGGGACGCGTAGCGCCGGTCTTCGACCTGGGCGTGGGCATGGACCCCGAGATCTCCGGTATGGAGAACATCATCATTCGCGGGCTGTTCCTGGGGCAGACCCGCAAGTCGATGCTGCGCAAGGCCGACGAGATCGCCGAGTTCACCGAGTTGGGCGACTACCTGTCGATGCCGCTGCGCACCTACTCCACCGGTATGCGGGTGCGCATCGCTCTGGGCGTGGTGACCTCGATCGACCCCGAGATCCTGCTGCTCGATGAGGGCATCGGCGCCGTCGACGCCGAGTTCATGCGTAAGGCCCGCAAGCGACTGGCCGCGCTGGTCGAGCGCTCCGGCATCCTGGTCTTCGCCTCGCACTCCAACGAGTTCCTGGCCCAGCTCTGCGACCGGGCCATGTGGATCGACCACGGCCAGGTACGCCAGGAGGGCGGCATCGAGGAGGTCGTCACCGCGTACGAAGGCGCCGACGCCGGCGCCCAGGTGCGCAAGGTGCTCGACATGCTGGAAGCCGAGGATGACTGA
- a CDS encoding glycosyltransferase, whose amino-acid sequence MSDGAGTIVAVVVTHNRPGPLAESLRVLSSQDHPVDHLIVVDNAAQDEVRALVDAQPVATTYLPSQFNLGGAGGFALGMLHALALGADWIWLADDDGRPEGPQVLSTLLECAQRHGLAEVSPVVATIDDPETLAFPLRRGLVWRRKRSELIDPENPGDDLLPGIASLFNGALFRKDTVASVGVPDLRLFIRGDEVEVHRRLVRSGLPFGTCLTTAYLHPNGADEFRPILGGRMHTQYPDNETKRYFTYRNRGYLQSQPGMRRLIPQEWARFGWFFLVQQRDVAGFREWLRLRKLGRDERFTRP is encoded by the coding sequence ATGTCCGACGGGGCCGGCACCATCGTCGCCGTCGTCGTCACCCACAACCGCCCCGGGCCCCTCGCCGAATCGCTGCGGGTGCTCAGCTCGCAGGACCACCCCGTGGACCACCTGATCGTGGTGGACAACGCGGCCCAGGACGAGGTGCGCGCGCTCGTGGATGCCCAGCCCGTGGCCACCACCTACCTGCCGTCGCAGTTCAACCTCGGCGGCGCCGGCGGCTTCGCGCTGGGCATGCTGCATGCACTCGCGCTGGGAGCGGACTGGATCTGGCTGGCCGACGACGACGGCCGTCCCGAGGGCCCGCAGGTGCTGTCCACGCTTCTGGAGTGCGCGCAGCGGCACGGCCTCGCCGAGGTCTCGCCGGTGGTCGCCACCATCGACGATCCGGAGACGCTGGCGTTCCCGCTGCGCCGCGGCCTGGTGTGGCGACGCAAGCGATCGGAGTTGATCGATCCCGAGAATCCCGGCGACGATCTGCTGCCCGGCATCGCCTCCCTGTTCAACGGCGCACTGTTCCGCAAGGACACCGTGGCCTCGGTCGGCGTGCCCGACCTGCGGCTGTTCATCCGCGGCGACGAGGTGGAGGTGCACCGCCGGCTGGTCCGCTCGGGCCTGCCCTTCGGCACGTGCCTGACCACCGCCTACCTCCACCCGAACGGTGCCGACGAGTTCCGACCGATCCTGGGCGGGCGCATGCACACCCAATATCCGGACAACGAGACCAAGCGCTACTTCACCTATCGCAATCGCGGCTACCTGCAGTCCCAGCCGGGCATGCGCAGGCTGATCCCTCAGGAGTGGGCGCGGTTCGGGTGGTTCTTCCTGGTGCAACAGCGCGACGTGGCGGGCTTCCGCGAATGGCTCCGACTGCGCAAGCTGGGCCGCGACGAGCGCTTCACCCGGCCCTGA
- a CDS encoding glycosyltransferase family 39 protein: MRRFGPPLAFVFAGILLSLWHGGRPSVWFDELATASAIDRSPGELWGMLGTIDAVHGLYYFVLKLFAWPVGMDPAALRTFSALGVGAAVAACYVLARRLGGTQLALFAGAIALILPRITWAGVEARSYSWVIAAAALTLICAHRAARSGTRRDWIGYGAALALASALFLYSATLAAAMLVAVAWAAPEGVRRVRLKQAAITSVIAIAVVSPVVILAATQRDQVSWLRWPGWMIFPNVAVDQWFDHSYLFAAAAWSLVIAAGVLWWRRGVPSDLLVPLRCGVAAALVPLAVILLVSPVVPSYVGRYVSFTVPGVVLVLAVAAATVARVLPASRASGAALVAVLAVTAIPGYLWQHSPLSKPGGSDFTYAARYIRDNARPGDCVFFQVQPSWAWPSLRIAYDGLPGMFDGLTDMGNDGDRREQNKLWDKEKGVNQWAEWAAKNCTAAWVLADADRADTDYRRENGNLWWTFRPFQFMGTDMQVSLDYGGLAVVHQEQFHILQVVHLVRPEPAVGPDPQPLPRTRHSYW; the protein is encoded by the coding sequence GTGAGACGGTTCGGCCCACCGCTCGCGTTCGTATTCGCGGGCATCCTGCTCTCGCTGTGGCACGGCGGTCGCCCGTCGGTCTGGTTCGACGAGCTCGCCACCGCGTCGGCGATCGACCGCTCACCCGGCGAACTGTGGGGCATGCTCGGCACTATCGATGCCGTACACGGCTTGTACTACTTCGTGCTCAAGCTGTTCGCCTGGCCCGTCGGCATGGATCCCGCCGCACTCCGGACCTTCTCCGCGCTCGGTGTGGGGGCCGCGGTGGCGGCCTGTTACGTGCTTGCGCGCCGACTCGGCGGGACGCAGCTCGCGTTGTTCGCCGGCGCGATCGCGCTGATCCTGCCACGGATCACGTGGGCCGGCGTCGAGGCGCGGTCCTACTCCTGGGTGATCGCCGCTGCCGCGCTCACGCTGATCTGCGCGCATCGCGCCGCCCGTTCCGGTACCCGGCGCGACTGGATCGGATACGGCGCCGCGCTGGCCCTGGCGTCGGCGCTGTTCCTCTATTCGGCGACCTTGGCCGCCGCGATGCTCGTCGCCGTGGCGTGGGCGGCCCCCGAGGGCGTGCGCCGGGTCCGGCTGAAGCAGGCAGCGATCACCTCGGTCATCGCCATCGCGGTGGTCAGCCCCGTCGTGATCCTCGCCGCCACCCAGCGCGATCAGGTGTCGTGGCTGCGTTGGCCCGGGTGGATGATCTTCCCGAATGTGGCGGTGGACCAGTGGTTCGATCACTCCTACCTGTTCGCGGCGGCAGCGTGGTCGTTGGTGATCGCGGCGGGCGTGCTGTGGTGGCGGCGCGGCGTACCGTCTGATCTGCTGGTGCCGCTGCGCTGCGGCGTGGCCGCGGCGCTCGTGCCGCTCGCGGTGATCCTGCTCGTTTCGCCGGTGGTGCCGTCGTACGTGGGGCGTTATGTGAGCTTCACCGTGCCCGGGGTGGTGCTGGTGCTCGCCGTCGCGGCGGCCACCGTCGCTCGGGTGCTGCCCGCATCGCGCGCGAGCGGCGCCGCGCTGGTGGCGGTGCTGGCGGTGACGGCGATTCCGGGCTACCTGTGGCAGCACAGTCCGTTGTCGAAGCCGGGCGGCAGCGACTTCACCTATGCGGCCCGATACATCCGGGACAACGCCCGGCCCGGCGACTGCGTCTTCTTCCAGGTGCAGCCGAGCTGGGCGTGGCCCTCGCTGCGGATCGCGTACGACGGACTGCCCGGCATGTTCGATGGGCTGACCGATATGGGCAACGACGGTGACCGGCGCGAGCAGAACAAGCTCTGGGACAAGGAGAAGGGCGTCAATCAGTGGGCCGAGTGGGCGGCCAAGAATTGCACCGCCGCCTGGGTTCTGGCCGATGCCGATCGCGCCGACACCGACTATCGCCGAGAGAACGGCAATCTGTGGTGGACGTTCCGGCCGTTCCAATTCATGGGTACCGATATGCAGGTCTCGCTCGACTACGGCGGCCTCGCGGTGGTGCACCAGGAGCAGTTCCACATCCTTCAGGTGGTGCATCTCGTGCGGCCGGAGCCCGCGGTGGGTCCCGATCCGCAACCCCTACCGCGCACCCGTCACTCCTACTGGTGA
- a CDS encoding acyl-CoA synthetase, producing MGTSLASDLLPQGHALLRMIQRRVVDPARPDVALRALGYNRQYGPQAALVIKGAAENPDRAAIVDEHGTLTYAQYEAQSNALARGLRSTGLKAGDVIAVLARDHRGLMLIISAAARAGLRLAMMNTGFAKPQFAEVCAREKVQAVFHDSEFTSLLDALPDDMPRYLTWVDDTDTIPEGAQTIDQLAAGRETKRVPPPAQQGGFIILTSGTTGLPKGATRSKVPSLATAMLVDRIPFQRRGTVVIASPIFHSTGFAMWSAGMSVGCTTVTMRRFDPENTLKLIADNKADMLVAVPTMLTRMLSLPAETLAKYDTSSLKSVVVAGSAVSPELSERFQDTFGDVLYNVYGSTEVAVATVATPQNLRTAPGTVGKPPVLTTVRLYDENDRLVEGVGVRGRVFVRAGAPFEGYSDGRTKQIIDGHLSSGDMGHWDGNGLLHIDGRDDDMIVSGGENVYPLEVENLLVTRDDVVEAAVIGVPDEEFGQRLRAFVVLSDGAPEGDGEELTKDLKDFVRGNLARFKVPRDVVFLDTLPRNPTGKIVRRELPKD from the coding sequence ATGGGAACGAGCCTGGCCTCCGATCTGCTTCCTCAGGGTCACGCACTCTTGCGCATGATCCAGCGACGGGTCGTGGACCCCGCTCGCCCGGACGTCGCTCTGCGTGCCCTCGGCTACAACCGGCAGTACGGCCCGCAGGCCGCGCTGGTGATCAAGGGGGCCGCGGAGAACCCGGACCGGGCCGCGATCGTCGACGAGCACGGCACCCTCACCTACGCCCAGTACGAGGCGCAGTCGAATGCGCTGGCCCGCGGCCTGCGGTCGACCGGCCTCAAGGCGGGCGATGTGATCGCGGTGCTGGCGCGCGATCACCGCGGGCTCATGCTGATCATCAGCGCCGCGGCTCGGGCCGGGCTACGGCTGGCCATGATGAACACCGGCTTCGCCAAGCCCCAGTTCGCCGAGGTGTGTGCGCGCGAGAAGGTGCAGGCGGTGTTCCACGACAGCGAGTTCACCTCGCTGCTGGACGCGCTGCCCGACGATATGCCCCGTTACCTCACCTGGGTCGACGACACCGACACGATCCCCGAGGGCGCGCAGACCATCGACCAGCTCGCCGCGGGCCGCGAGACCAAGCGGGTGCCCCCGCCGGCGCAGCAGGGCGGCTTCATCATCCTCACCTCCGGCACCACCGGCCTGCCGAAGGGCGCCACCCGGAGCAAGGTGCCCTCGCTCGCGACCGCGATGCTGGTCGATCGCATTCCGTTCCAGCGCCGCGGCACCGTGGTGATCGCCTCGCCGATCTTCCACTCCACCGGCTTCGCGATGTGGTCGGCGGGAATGTCGGTGGGCTGCACCACCGTCACCATGCGCCGTTTCGATCCCGAGAACACGCTCAAGCTGATCGCCGACAACAAGGCCGACATGCTGGTCGCGGTACCCACGATGCTGACCCGCATGCTCTCGCTCCCCGCCGAGACCCTGGCGAAATACGACACCAGCTCGCTGAAGTCGGTAGTGGTCGCGGGTTCGGCTGTCTCACCGGAGCTTTCGGAGCGATTCCAGGACACGTTCGGTGACGTGCTCTACAACGTCTACGGTTCCACCGAGGTCGCCGTGGCCACCGTGGCGACGCCGCAGAACCTGCGGACCGCGCCGGGCACCGTCGGTAAGCCGCCGGTCCTGACCACGGTGCGGCTGTACGACGAGAACGATCGCCTGGTCGAGGGAGTCGGTGTGCGCGGCCGCGTGTTCGTCCGCGCCGGTGCGCCCTTCGAGGGCTACAGCGACGGCCGCACCAAGCAGATCATCGACGGCCATCTCTCGTCGGGCGATATGGGCCACTGGGACGGAAACGGCCTGCTGCACATCGACGGTCGTGATGACGACATGATCGTCTCCGGCGGCGAGAACGTGTATCCACTCGAGGTGGAGAACCTTCTGGTGACCCGCGACGACGTCGTCGAGGCTGCGGTGATCGGTGTGCCCGATGAGGAGTTCGGTCAGCGGCTGCGCGCCTTCGTGGTGCTGTCCGACGGTGCACCCGAGGGCGATGGCGAGGAGCTGACCAAAGACCTCAAGGACTTCGTCCGCGGGAATCTGGCGCGGTTCAAGGTGCCGCGCGACGTCGTCTTCCTCGACACGCTCCCCCGCAACCCCACCGGCAAGATCGTGCGCCGGGAACTCCCCAAGGACTGA
- a CDS encoding LysE family transporter gives MNAAQLISTFGAGILAGLGATVPIGAIGVLLLKEGNDRGWRRGAPAACGVGLADFLYCVVALAAGTVVAPVVERWGRWPAAVGGVLLLVVAALTLRNAYRGRPPGEEPDGARPALTGLRRFALFFGLTIINPMPLLYFLAIAVGLGSRLHEPAVAGVFALGVGIASLGWCQVLVAVGAALRSRSTEATQRRISLAGGIIVAICGVAVVVTAFL, from the coding sequence GTGAATGCGGCGCAGCTGATCTCGACGTTCGGCGCCGGGATCCTTGCCGGCCTCGGCGCTACGGTGCCCATCGGCGCCATCGGCGTTCTATTGCTCAAGGAGGGCAATGATCGCGGTTGGCGGCGCGGCGCACCGGCCGCCTGTGGGGTGGGGCTCGCGGACTTCCTCTACTGCGTGGTGGCGCTCGCCGCCGGCACGGTGGTCGCGCCCGTCGTGGAGCGCTGGGGCCGGTGGCCCGCTGCGGTGGGCGGTGTCCTGCTGCTGGTGGTCGCCGCGCTCACGCTGCGCAACGCCTATCGCGGGCGTCCGCCGGGCGAGGAACCCGACGGTGCCCGGCCCGCGCTCACCGGGCTGCGCCGGTTCGCGCTGTTCTTCGGGCTCACGATCATCAACCCCATGCCGCTGCTGTACTTCCTGGCGATCGCGGTCGGTCTCGGATCCCGGCTACACGAGCCCGCGGTGGCCGGGGTGTTCGCGCTCGGCGTGGGGATCGCGTCGCTGGGCTGGTGCCAGGTGCTCGTGGCCGTCGGCGCAGCATTGCGCTCCCGGTCCACCGAGGCCACGCAGCGACGGATCTCGCTGGCGGGCGGGATCATCGTGGCGATCTGCGGTGTGGCCGTAGTGGTCACGGCCTTCCTGTAG
- a CDS encoding cysteine desulfurase-like protein — MNTFSGDQGSPGRASSAVAVSAFDVARIRGLFPALGDGWIHFDPQAGAQIPGSVASAVANAFRGFVSNPHGVYAAAAHTRGIVQAARVAVADLTNGKPEGVVLGPSREQLLSSLAESLSARLGLGAEAVLCRLDDEANQAPWLRVADRGGARVTWAEADIETGEVPAWQYDELVTSATSVIAMPLASSTIGSVLDVAAAAAAARRAGALLVVDATSAAPYELLDIERRGADVLVVSANRWGGPQVAAMVFRDPSMIGRIRAVNPDRTLVGPERLEVGEHQYAMLAGLIASIDHLAGLDEASVGARRDRLEHSLFGLRQYQQRLLYYLLSSLASTPQVAIIGRAERRVPIVSFTLPGVPAAKAAKRLADNGVCALSNVPSRYFAGLGVPEYGGAVTVGLGQYSTPYEVDQLIRALASLG; from the coding sequence GTGAACACGTTCTCAGGCGACCAGGGTTCTCCCGGTCGGGCCTCGTCCGCCGTCGCTGTCTCGGCGTTCGACGTTGCCCGCATCCGGGGGCTTTTCCCTGCGCTGGGCGACGGATGGATTCATTTCGACCCCCAGGCGGGGGCCCAGATACCGGGTTCCGTGGCATCCGCGGTGGCGAATGCTTTTCGGGGATTCGTCAGTAACCCCCATGGTGTTTATGCTGCGGCCGCACACACCCGCGGCATCGTCCAGGCGGCGCGGGTGGCCGTCGCGGACCTGACCAATGGCAAGCCCGAGGGCGTGGTGCTGGGACCGAGCCGGGAGCAGCTGCTGTCGTCGCTCGCGGAGTCCCTCAGTGCCCGTCTCGGGCTCGGCGCGGAAGCCGTCCTGTGCCGTCTCGACGACGAGGCGAATCAGGCGCCCTGGCTGCGGGTAGCCGATCGCGGCGGTGCCCGGGTCACGTGGGCCGAGGCCGATATCGAGACCGGCGAGGTACCGGCGTGGCAGTACGACGAACTGGTGACCTCCGCGACTTCGGTGATCGCGATGCCGCTGGCCTCGTCGACCATCGGGTCCGTGCTCGATGTGGCGGCCGCCGCGGCTGCCGCACGCCGTGCCGGCGCGTTGCTGGTGGTGGATGCCACGAGCGCTGCACCGTACGAACTTCTCGACATCGAACGGCGCGGCGCCGATGTCCTGGTGGTCAGCGCGAACCGCTGGGGCGGCCCGCAGGTGGCCGCGATGGTCTTCCGCGATCCGTCCATGATCGGCCGGATCCGAGCAGTGAATCCCGATCGCACTCTGGTGGGTCCCGAGCGGCTGGAGGTGGGCGAGCACCAGTACGCGATGCTCGCCGGCCTGATCGCTTCGATCGACCACCTCGCCGGCCTGGACGAGGCTTCGGTGGGTGCCCGTCGCGACCGGCTCGAGCACTCGCTGTTCGGGTTGCGGCAGTACCAGCAGCGCCTGCTCTATTACTTGCTCAGCTCCCTGGCTTCCACGCCGCAGGTGGCGATCATCGGCCGCGCCGAACGCCGCGTGCCGATCGTCTCGTTCACCCTTCCCGGTGTGCCCGCCGCGAAGGCGGCCAAGCGGCTCGCCGACAACGGCGTCTGCGCCCTGTCGAACGTGCCGAGCCGGTACTTCGCCGGACTCGGCGTACCCGAGTACGGGGGTGCGGTCACCGTCGGGCTCGGGCAGTACTCCACCCCGTACGAAGTGGATCAGCTGATCCGCGCGCTCGCCTCCCTCGGATAG